The proteins below are encoded in one region of Nilaparvata lugens isolate BPH chromosome X, ASM1435652v1, whole genome shotgun sequence:
- the LOC120354677 gene encoding uncharacterized protein LOC120354677, with translation MKDDDREQYGRRNTLEVYGVPELQNEDVQSRILEIGKALDVKLDRRSIDACHRLPRRRDNTTPGIIVHFVCRGDKDALLKKRKECRDFSTQHINMQGNSPIYINQSITVERRKLFGRAKMKQRENGFRHVWIDRVGRIKVRYEDGGPVNIIRCEEDLNKLTNRNKDNVGVSKK, from the coding sequence ATGAAAGATGACGATCGGGAGCAATATGGTCGGAGAAATACCCTTGAAGTATACGGTGTTCCGGAGTTGCAGAACGAGGATGTGCAGAGTCGAATACTGGAGATCGGGAAAGCATTGGATGTGAAGCTGGACCGCAGATCGATCGATGCATGTCATCGCCTCCCCAGAAGAAGAGACAACACCACGCCCGGCATCATTGTTCATTTTGTCTGTCGAGGAGATAAGGATGCCTTGCTCAAAAAGAGGAAAGAATGTAGAGACTTTTCAACTCAACATATCAACATGCAGGGAAATAGTCCAATCTACATAAACCAATCTATAACGGTGGAGAGACGTAAGCTGTTCGGCAGAGCCAAGATGAAACAGCGGGAGAATGGGTTTCGACATGTGTGGATCGACCGAGTGGGCCGAATCAAAGTCAGGTACGAGGACGGCGGTCCTGTTAATATTATCAGGTGTGAGGAGGACCTCAACAAGCTCACAAATAGAAATAAGGACAATGTCGGTGTAAGTAAGAAATAA